From the Syntrophorhabdaceae bacterium genome, one window contains:
- a CDS encoding sodium:proton antiporter codes for MKLTTIWIASIFSLIPNILFASGSETSSVSFPIWTTVFFIILLLSIAVMPIINSEWWGNNYKYVSICLAIPAALIVIFKDFSLILHTIMEYISFIILLGSLFVISGGIVIRISGRGKPLLNSIILLIGATLASFIGTTGASMVLIRPLIKINRWRNHVSHIFIFFIFLVCNIGGVLTPLGDPPLFLGFLKGVPFTWTFKLFPFWIVVVCILICIFYAMDMYFVKKEHIEKITSPKKIEGAKRLEVRGKVNFLLLGAVLGAFFLPNIVRELVMVATAIISIYFTPVVLREENGFTYHPIIEVAVLFIGIFITMIPALKILELNGNKLGVDTPWKFFWVTGVLSSFLDNAPTYLVFMSTAKSLAVLNKITIGLVAGVPEIFLRAISVGAVFMGANTYVGNGPNFMVKAICEENDISMPSFFKYMAWSGIFLIPIFIIITFIFF; via the coding sequence ATGAAGTTAACGACTATATGGATAGCCTCTATTTTTTCTTTAATACCTAATATCTTATTTGCCTCTGGCAGTGAAACATCCTCTGTTTCTTTTCCTATCTGGACAACAGTTTTTTTTATAATACTTTTGCTATCCATAGCTGTCATGCCTATAATAAACAGTGAATGGTGGGGAAATAATTACAAATATGTATCCATTTGCCTTGCCATACCAGCTGCCCTGATTGTAATTTTTAAGGATTTTTCCCTGATTCTACATACCATTATGGAATATATATCATTTATTATACTTCTCGGTTCTTTATTTGTAATCTCAGGGGGGATTGTAATAAGGATCTCAGGCAGGGGAAAACCTCTTTTAAACTCTATCATATTACTCATAGGCGCCACATTGGCAAGCTTCATAGGAACAACAGGAGCAAGCATGGTGCTTATAAGACCTCTTATAAAGATAAACAGGTGGCGAAATCATGTATCTCATATATTTATATTTTTTATCTTTTTAGTCTGTAATATAGGTGGAGTGTTAACACCACTCGGTGACCCTCCCCTATTTCTTGGGTTCTTAAAAGGCGTGCCTTTTACCTGGACATTTAAGCTCTTTCCTTTCTGGATTGTTGTTGTTTGCATACTCATCTGTATATTTTATGCTATGGATATGTATTTTGTTAAAAAAGAACATATAGAAAAAATAACTTCTCCAAAAAAGATTGAGGGGGCTAAAAGACTTGAGGTAAGGGGAAAGGTTAATTTTTTATTACTTGGTGCAGTGCTCGGTGCATTTTTTCTTCCCAATATAGTAAGGGAACTGGTTATGGTGGCTACTGCAATTATCTCTATTTATTTTACACCGGTTGTCCTTAGGGAAGAAAATGGTTTTACATACCATCCCATCATAGAGGTAGCAGTCCTCTTCATTGGTATCTTTATAACCATGATACCTGCCCTTAAGATACTTGAGCTAAACGGTAACAAGCTTGGAGTTGATACACCATGGAAATTCTTCTGGGTCACAGGTGTGCTCTCGAGTTTCCTTGATAATGCCCCAACATATCTCGTATTTATGAGCACTGCAAAAAGTCTTGCGGTTTTGAACAAAATAACAATCGGTCTTGTGGCGGGGGTGCCTGAAATATTCTTAAGGGCCATATCAGTTGGTGCTGTATTTATGGGCGCCAATACCTATGTAGGTAATGGCCCGAATTTCATGGTAAAGGCTATATGTGAAGAAAACGATATATCCATGCCGTCGTTTTTTAAATATATGGCGTGGTCGGGAATATTTCTCATTCCAATATTTATAATTATTACATTTATATTTTTTTAA